GACTGTAGCAATTAAAGCTCTGAGGATGTACTGAGTATAGTCAATATCTATCAAGAAGCATCACTTTGAGTGATTACTGCTATTTGCCGCTGGTTACTGTTTCCCAAACAAAGCGTGGTAGGACCAAGCCCTCATCTCTCACCAGTACTTCTCACCAGATTTTAGACATCAggagtcattaaaaaaacagctgaagCAAATGTACGTTGTAATTGCGAAACCGTGTGTGTTCAGTATGCACAGTTATCTGGCCTTCGCGTGTGCCGCTGTGGTATCTGTTGTTATTGCTGCGTCAAAAGCAGGTACCACAAAACCAGTTGGATGCAGAAAACCCCAGATTACCGGGGACTTTGCAGATACTCCCCCTGTTCGGGATCCCATCAGGGCCGTGAGTTGAGTCAGCGTTCACCAGCCGTTGGCTAATCGGAAGGGCTGTCCATGCCGGAGGATGGACTTTCGCAGCGTCCTTTCCTCCCCGGCCGCCGCTGAAGGATGCTAAGCTGGCTCTTGTGCAATCGCGGAGGCAGCGCGTTTGCACGGGGGAGAAGGATGAGCTGCCAGAAGGCGATATAAGGCACGCAGCGGGGAACGTGAGCGTGACCCGGGGCAGCAGTGGGTGGAGGAGCATAGAGTGGCCTGGCGATGGTAAGTGGGATGAGAACAAGGTGAGATCTTGGTGCTGGTGGGACCGCTCAGGACTGCTGCAGTGAGCAAGGAGCAGAGCGGGGAAGGTCCAGCGGTCACAGCCGCTCGGGGTCGAGCAGAGGGGGTACGCGATGTGCTGCCAGACCAGAGTGGGGCTTTTGGCATCGGCTTTGCCCCTGTCTCAGTGCACCTGCAGGGCAGAGGGGTGGCAGAGCATCGCTCCAGCCACCGGCCCCAGCTGACTCATATCCACGTCTCTGATAAGGAGACTCTAGCGTCCAGGGCTCATCCAGCACCGTGCCATTAATTTACGTAAAGAAATCCATTATCTGTACCAGTGGGGGAGATCGACTTAATCTGTGGCTTTGTAGCATTAATTTTAGTCGTGTTcaaggctttgggtttttttttatcccaTTGTCTCTTGTTATGGATATGGGTTACTGGAAAAGCAAGGATCCTTTTGCAAATCCTAACTAACTCTTCAAAAGAGCCGTAGTGGGAAGAGGGAAACTCCTTTCCTCTTTGGGGAGCCTGGACTGATGCCTCAGCTGTGCGGTTTTACTCAAAGTGCCTGTTCTTACTGAAATGTGGCTTTATCACTGCCAGCACACCCCTGCAGGTCCGAGGTCTGGTTTCTCCCACTGTCTTTTCCTGGAATAGCTACCTAAATTCAGGACAGTGTTTGACCCTTGTGTTAGTCTGGCTGGCAGGGCGGGGGAGGCGTTGCTGATCTGTCCCTTTGGGATAGGAAGTGACTTTGTGCCATTGAACCTAGAGTTTTTGGaggaaatacaatacagaaattatCGTACCCATGCTTGAGGGTTGGCTCTTTCTGAATGACTGCAAACATCTCCAGTGAGCATGCTAAAAACCCGAGTTACTCAGAGTCTGCTTGTTTTTACAGGAAAGGACTCTGAGATGTTTGCTGCTGGTCTCTGCCCTCTGCCTCGCTGGCTGCGAAGGCAACAAGAGTGAGTCTCCCTGTACACTGTCCCTGCTGGGTCACAGTTGGGTGGTACGGAAAGGAGAGGTCAAACCCTCACTTGATCCGTGTCCGGGTTCTTCACTGAGGGCGGTGCTGAAGGCTGCTAAGGGGGGACATCAGTGCAGGGCTCGGGGGGGCAGGAACTGGGGCGCAAGAGTCGGCAAAATAGGCAGAACCCTCAGGCTCTCCATCCCAACCACATACGGTATATAAGCCCTGGAGATGGACACAGGTGCTGTGACATGCCACCGCTCTCCTTGCTAGCTGGTGGCAGGCACCATAGCTCTAATCCAGATTATGGCCATGCTGAGGAGGTCTCCCAGGCTCTCAGTCACATACTCCCAGGCAAGCTGAGGTGGCAGGTTTCTCCTCAGATGTGCCTGCTCTGGCTCTAGGCAAGGATCTCAGCCCTTGCGAGCTGTGCAGGGCTTCGTGCCGTGGGACGAGTTTGCTCTTGCATTTCTCGTAGGGGAAATATTCTTGCTGCGTTTCAGCTTACTCgcttttcctttgctgcaggTGAGCTGGCGAGCCCACACGGCCTGAGGCTTGCCCTCCGTCTCAAGAGGAGCCCGGATGCCTGCCTGCCAAGTCCGTGCCAGCACCAGGGGGACTGCCAGGTGATGGAGGACAGACCAGTTTGCAGCTGCAAACCGGGCTTCACAGGGGTGTTCTGCCAAGGTAGGGCTGGCGATGTTTGGTGAGCCCTCTCCAGTCTGGCCACGGGCACCAGAGGGAAGGGTGATGGGCATGGTGCACTGGTGTTACCACTGCTCTCCACTGCAGGCTCCAGGAGCATGTCCCAGCTCCTGGTTCAGGTGCATtccccaccatcaccaccatgTTCTGACTACACGTTGGTACAAGACCCTGTCACAGGCcatttccttcctccccaaaacTCTTAATTGCTGTAAGAATGAAACCTTGGCTGTCAAGAAGCCATGCTGTGGTGTGGCCGTGTCAGGGCAGCAGGGCATGCTGCGGAGCACGGCTGCCTCACAGTCTTGTCACAACCACATGGACTCCAGCACGGCTACAGTGAAGGCTCCTTCCAGACACTGGCCAAAAACTGTCTTGTTCATCTGAAAGAGAAGATCGCTGTCCCTGTCTGGTGCCCTTGGCAGACCGCAGTGGTTCTGTAGGCAGCCCTCAAAGGGGCCAGACCCACGACATACACCTTTAATGTCTTGAGCTTAAGGACTGTGTGTGTTCACAGTAGTGGCAGCCGTGGACTTGTGCAGGTCTTAGGCAACCAGTAGAAAATGACAGACCCACATTAACTTCTGCGTGTTCCCAAACGTTTGTCTTTTGCCCAGTGTCTCTGAAGAGCCCTACCAGCAGCCTCCAACAAGGCTGGAATGAGGGTCTGTTGAGCTCGGTGGAACTGTGCCATCCCATAGCTGACCTAGGGCTCCTTCAGGCCCCTTCCTTATTGCTATTGCAGATGGCTTTTTCCCCCAGATGTGGTACTGAAGTTGGCCTGTGAAGAAGAGCACATGAAGATGATGGTGAGGAAGGAGGTGTTTGAACTCTTGAAAATCCCCCGGGAGCTTGTCCACTTGAAGAACCAGGCATGCAAGGTCTCAGAAAGGGAAGAAGGTGGCGAGCTGTTCTTTGCAGCCACTCTCACAGGTGAAAACCACACTGCCTGTGGATCAATAATTCAGGTGAGGATCCAGCAAAGCCTCTCTGCATAGCTCTGAAGCTGTGAGAGGAGGAGACATGCTGAGTGGGGACAGCAAGCGGAAGCCCCGGAGGTTTTTCCTTTGATATCTGGGTGCTGTAAAGTTCTCATTCCCCTTAGAAGGCTTCCCTGTGGGCTGTCAGAAAGCTCTTCTGCCTCCACCAAACCCCTGCTGGCAGCACATCTTGTCTTATTCAGCAGAGCATGGAAGTCTCAGCGTGCTCTTTACTAACTGATTAGAGCCCTCGGCTTTCTGGCAGTGTCCTCTGAGCTCTGCGGCCCTGGCTGTAGCCCCTTGGTCCCTCACGTGATTCATGGGTCAGGGAGGGTACAGAGGAACCGGTGCCCCAGCTCTGCGTTGCACAGGAGGGCCCTCACCAGTGGTCAGTATGCTGACTCCTGCCTACTCCGGTGATGGTTGCCAGTAGCCCCTGGACGCGGGGCTTGAGCAAAAACCCCAGCAGATATCCAGGAGGCCTGGAGCAGCTATAGCTGAGTTGCACCATCTGAACTGGAGCTTGGAATTCCGTGTATGGACTTAGACATGGTCTGGAGACTTGATTTCTCTGTCGTTCCAGCAAAACAGCTCCCATGTGTTGTACTCCAATGTCATTGAGTCAGAGCGGGAAGTGCGTGGGGGCGTGATCTCCCGGAGTTTTCAGCTGGAGGTGCATTTCTCTTGCATCTATGCCTACGAGCAGGTGGTGAAACTGCCCTTCACTCTCACTGCTGTTGACAAGTAAGTGGTCCCTCTTCACCTTGCTGCTGACATGGTATCTGTGAGCTTGCGGAAAAATAGATTCCTTCAACGGGGTGATCGCAAAGGCTGTGGGGAGCCACCAGAGAGCTCTGAGAGCAATGCCTCATCAGGGTGCCTCCCTTTCTCTTACCAACATAGTTTTTCAACACAAGGTTTGGGCCTGGGACAGAGCCAAACTGGGGCACGCACAATCTACCTTCTTCCTATCCTCACTGCTTGAAACCAACTAGCCAAAAAATAAAGGGTGGGAACTGGAAGGTGCCCCCTCCAGGCCCCTGGGGAGGTGCACGTTAGGACCCCCTGGGTTGCCTTTCTCGTAGCCCTCACTGGCCAGCAGGTCAGTGGGAGCCCCTGGAGCTCCTTGCCCCTGTCCGCACATGGCGCGGACATACCAGCCAGGAGGCAGCTCGAGGCCCAGCTCTCATGAGGCTTCGCCCAGGCGCAGAGGCACATCCAGAGTCAGTGCACCTGTGCCGATGGCCTGACTTGTGCTACGTCCTTCCTGCCTTCTTGTTCTGCTCGTgagctctcctcctctcctctcaggCTGGTGCAGTTCGTGGTCAGAGAAGGACACTTCAACGTCAGCATGAGACTGTACAAGACTCCCTCCTACCTCCAGCCCTATCCCCTGCCGATCACAGCCATCCCCGTCACGGCCACACTCTATGTCCTGCTGAAGATAGAAGGACAGCACCAGCTCAAGTACTTCCTGCTGAGTGTTGAGGACTGCTGGGCCACGCCAAGTGCGGATCCCTACCA
This Calonectris borealis chromosome 12, bCalBor7.hap1.2, whole genome shotgun sequence DNA region includes the following protein-coding sequences:
- the LOC142087207 gene encoding uromodulin-like, whose amino-acid sequence is MCCQTRERTLRCLLLVSALCLAGCEGNKSELASPHGLRLALRLKRSPDACLPSPCQHQGDCQVMEDRPVCSCKPGFTGVFCQDVVLKLACEEEHMKMMVRKEVFELLKIPRELVHLKNQACKVSEREEGGELFFAATLTGENHTACGSIIQQNSSHVLYSNVIESEREVRGGVISRSFQLEVHFSCIYAYEQVVKLPFTLTAVDKLVQFVVREGHFNVSMRLYKTPSYLQPYPLPITAIPVTATLYVLLKIEGQHQLKYFLLSVEDCWATPSADPYQDVRHELIEKGCPHDETVTYLNAIGESTTAKFSFQMFQFVGYPEVFLHCRVRLCLPNSPEPCAKQCPRHWRSKRALADDYNKVVSYGPIHLLAAPSLGAETHLSRTDQQDLGAGPNPWLPGALILLCALGVLTVAAAAVSVRRGTV